Proteins encoded together in one Neobacillus sp. FSL H8-0543 window:
- a CDS encoding S1 domain-containing RNA-binding protein — protein sequence MSIEVGSKVQGKVTGITNFGAFVELPGGSTGLVHISEVADSYVKDVNDHLKVGDQIEVKVISEKDGKTALSIKQAIDRPEGQTSSYSKRPPRQGRDDRNSKDFRSKSNFKPKENFEDKMARFLKTSEENLTSIKRSTETKRGGRGGRRG from the coding sequence TTGTCGATTGAAGTAGGCAGCAAGGTACAAGGTAAAGTAACAGGTATTACTAATTTTGGAGCTTTTGTTGAATTGCCAGGAGGCTCAACAGGTCTTGTGCATATCAGTGAAGTTGCTGATAGCTATGTAAAAGACGTAAATGATCACCTCAAAGTAGGCGACCAAATTGAAGTAAAAGTAATTAGTGAAAAAGACGGTAAAACTGCCTTGTCCATTAAACAAGCTATAGACAGACCTGAAGGACAAACATCTTCTTATTCCAAGCGTCCACCACGCCAAGGAAGAGATGATAGGAACTCTAAGGACTTCCGTTCAAAAAGCAATTTTAAACCAAAGGAAAATTTTGAAGATAAGATGGCTCGTTTTTTAAAGACTAGCGAAGAAAACTTAACTAGTATTAAACGCAGCACCGAAACAAAACGCGGCGGCAGAGGCGGAAGAC